One part of the Prunus persica cultivar Lovell chromosome G5, Prunus_persica_NCBIv2, whole genome shotgun sequence genome encodes these proteins:
- the LOC18778002 gene encoding protein ABIL2 isoform X1 translates to MNEDQLIFPEHPGGKMQGVISSSSVSVPKKASHHDDELFMQQRVLFSENLNELKNMRKQLYSAAEYFEMSYSKEDQKQLVMEALKDYVLKAVVNTVDHLGSMAYKVNGFLDENVNQVSETGLRLSCIEQRLRTCQDFVTQGGVFQNSFALKFPKHHRRYILPDKYVLIMDTVGQSALRQSAEEDLYEISTATTREIAPTIVSEEPSASHSAQPSRGAFQFTRISSKHEKRTVSPHRFPLPRCGSLVKRSSTMNSSSTVKQRYVSEPRTRRTISLPLHAERDTTKDSDQHSGKNKRLFKALLSMRKSRKDATLYKYLDEN, encoded by the exons ATGAATGAAGACCAGTTGATTTTTCCTGAGCACCCAG GTGGCAAAATGCAGGGTGtgatttcttcctcttcagtTTCTGTCCCAAAAAAAGCTTCCCACCATGATGATGAACTCTTCATGCAGCAGAGGGTGCTCTTTTCAGAGAATCTGAAT GAACTGAAGAATATGAGGAAACAGTTGTACTCAGCAGCCGAATATTTCGAAATGTCTTACAGCAAAGAGGACCAAAAACAATT AGTGATGGAGGCCTTGAAGGATTATGTCCTCAAAGCAGTTGTCAATACTGTGGATCACTTGGGTTCAATGGCTTATAAGGTCAATGGATTTTTGGATGAAAATGTCAATCAAGTCTCAGAAACTGGGCTTAGGTTGTCTTGCATTGAACAG CGACTTAGGACGTGCCAAGATTTCGTCACTCAAGGGGGTGTCTTCCAAAATTCTTTTGCCTTAAAGTTTCCCAAGCACCATAGGAGATACATCTTGCCAGACAAGTATGTTCTCATCATGGATACTGTTGGCCAGTCTGCATTGAGACAAAGTGCTGAAGAGGATTTGTATGAGATAAGTACAG CAACAACGAGGGAGATTGCTCCAACAATTGTCAG TGAAGAGCCTTCTGCATCACACTCAGCGCAACCTTCACGTGGAGCATTTCAATTCACAAGAATTTCATCCAAACATG AGAAAAGAACGGTCTCACCGCATCGGTTTCCACTTCCCCGTTGTGGCTCTCTTGTTAAGAGATCAAGCACTATGAACTCTTCTTCTACTGTCAAACAGCGG TACGTCTCAGAGCCCCGAACCAGGAGAACAATTTCATTGCCTCTTCATGCTGAAAGAGACACGACCAAAGACAGTGATCAGCACTCAGGCAAAAATAAACGTCTGTTTAAGGCCTTGCTTAGCATGCGCAAGTCTAGAAAGGATGCCACATTGTACAAATATTTGGATgaaaattaa
- the LOC18778002 gene encoding protein ABIL2 isoform X2 yields MQGVISSSSVSVPKKASHHDDELFMQQRVLFSENLNELKNMRKQLYSAAEYFEMSYSKEDQKQLVMEALKDYVLKAVVNTVDHLGSMAYKVNGFLDENVNQVSETGLRLSCIEQRLRTCQDFVTQGGVFQNSFALKFPKHHRRYILPDKYVLIMDTVGQSALRQSAEEDLYEISTATTREIAPTIVSEEPSASHSAQPSRGAFQFTRISSKHEKRTVSPHRFPLPRCGSLVKRSSTMNSSSTVKQRYVSEPRTRRTISLPLHAERDTTKDSDQHSGKNKRLFKALLSMRKSRKDATLYKYLDEN; encoded by the exons ATGCAGGGTGtgatttcttcctcttcagtTTCTGTCCCAAAAAAAGCTTCCCACCATGATGATGAACTCTTCATGCAGCAGAGGGTGCTCTTTTCAGAGAATCTGAAT GAACTGAAGAATATGAGGAAACAGTTGTACTCAGCAGCCGAATATTTCGAAATGTCTTACAGCAAAGAGGACCAAAAACAATT AGTGATGGAGGCCTTGAAGGATTATGTCCTCAAAGCAGTTGTCAATACTGTGGATCACTTGGGTTCAATGGCTTATAAGGTCAATGGATTTTTGGATGAAAATGTCAATCAAGTCTCAGAAACTGGGCTTAGGTTGTCTTGCATTGAACAG CGACTTAGGACGTGCCAAGATTTCGTCACTCAAGGGGGTGTCTTCCAAAATTCTTTTGCCTTAAAGTTTCCCAAGCACCATAGGAGATACATCTTGCCAGACAAGTATGTTCTCATCATGGATACTGTTGGCCAGTCTGCATTGAGACAAAGTGCTGAAGAGGATTTGTATGAGATAAGTACAG CAACAACGAGGGAGATTGCTCCAACAATTGTCAG TGAAGAGCCTTCTGCATCACACTCAGCGCAACCTTCACGTGGAGCATTTCAATTCACAAGAATTTCATCCAAACATG AGAAAAGAACGGTCTCACCGCATCGGTTTCCACTTCCCCGTTGTGGCTCTCTTGTTAAGAGATCAAGCACTATGAACTCTTCTTCTACTGTCAAACAGCGG TACGTCTCAGAGCCCCGAACCAGGAGAACAATTTCATTGCCTCTTCATGCTGAAAGAGACACGACCAAAGACAGTGATCAGCACTCAGGCAAAAATAAACGTCTGTTTAAGGCCTTGCTTAGCATGCGCAAGTCTAGAAAGGATGCCACATTGTACAAATATTTGGATgaaaattaa
- the LOC109949154 gene encoding 30S ribosomal protein S6 alpha, chloroplastic, producing the protein MASTSSLISTTPSNFQFCPKAISQIASLPQTISFTHFNRTRPGLRSGLTAKVQSLEFSGSFFEGGFQSEDDPPSPPGSGLTAVEEKEEPPCPPGLRQYETMAVLRPDMSEDERLTLTQKYEELLIAGGGMYVEVFNRGVIPLAYGIQKKNKAGESNTYLDGIYLLFTYFTKPESLEVLEANLKADDNVIRSMSFKIRKRKY; encoded by the exons ATGGCTTCCACTTCTTCACTCATTTCAACTACTCCTTCGAATTTCCAGTTTTGCCCCAAAGCAATTTCCCAAATTGCATCTCTGCCCCAGACCATCTCCTTCACTCATTTCAACCGAACCAGACCGGGTCTCCGTTCGGGCCTGACCGCCAAAGTCCAGTCACTGGAGTTCTCGGGCTCGTTTTTCGAGGGAGGGTTCCAGTCAGAGGATGATCCGCCTTCACCACCCGGGTCGGGTTTAACCGCAGtggaggagaaggaggagCCACCGTGCCCACCGGGGCTCCGACAGTACGAGACCATGGCGGTTCTCAGGCCAGACATGTCGGAGGATGAAAGACTTACTCTTACCCAAAAGTACGAGGAG TTGCTTATAGCCGGGGGCGGCATGTATGTGGAGGTCTTCAACAGAGGGGTCATTCCACTAGCCTATGGCAtccagaagaaaaacaaagctgGGGAGTCTAACACTTACTTGGATGGTATCTACCTACTCTTTACCTACTTCACAAAACCTGAGTCTCTCGAAGTTCTTGAAGCGAATCTGAAAGCTGATGATAATGTCATCCGATCAATGAGCTTCAAAATTAGGAAGAGGAAGTACTAG
- the LOC18776352 gene encoding 26S proteasome non-ATPase regulatory subunit 8 homolog A, protein MDPKLTEVAQLFERFKAAFVRNDFDTCSNFLSQLKVKLTEFRSLPPLFEDTPNAIRELTLARDIYEHAVVLSVKIEDQDAFERDFFQLKSYYTDARDRLPPSPQEYPILGLNLLRLLVQNRIAEFHTELELLSSAALENPCIKHAVELEQSFMEGAYNRVLSARQTVPHETYVYFMDLLAKTVRDEIAGCSEKAYDYLSIKDARQMLLFPSDRDLLAYVEEDHPEWEVKNDAVYFQKAKETAPCKEIPSLQLINQTLSYARELERIV, encoded by the exons ATGGATCCGAAGCTGACAGAGGTGGCGCAGCTCTTCGAGCGGTTCAAAGCGGCATTTGTGCGGAACGATTTCGATACCTGCTCCAATTTCCTCTCCCAGCTCAAG GTCAAGCTGACTGAATTCAGAAGCCTACCGCCCTTGTTCGAAGACACTCCTAATGCGATTCGTGAATTAACATTAGCAA GGGATATATATGAGCATGCTGTTGTTCTTAGTGTGAAGATTGAGGATCAGGATGCATTTGAAAGGGATTTCTTTCAGTTGAAGTCCTATTACACAGATGCTCG TGACCGTCTTCCACCATCCCCTCAAGAGTACCCAATTTTAGGTCTCAACCTGTTGAGACTCCTTGTCCAGAATAGAATTGCTGAGTTCCACACTGAACTGGAACTGCTTTCATCCGCTGCTTTGGAGAACCCTTGCATTAAGCATGCTGTGGAGCTGGAGCAATCTTTCATGGAGGGGGCTTACAACCGTGTTTTGAGTGCTAGGCAGACAGTGCCACATGAGacttatgtttattttatggatcTCCTGGCGAAAACAGTCAG AGATGAGATAGCTGGATGCAGCGAGAAGGCATATGATTATCTCTCCATTAAGGATGCACGTCAGATGTTGCTGTTCCCTTCTGACCGTGACCTTTTGGCATATGTGGAGGAG GATCATCCTGAGTGGGAAGTAAAGAATGACGCTGTCTATTTCCAGAAGGCAAAGGAGACTGCTCCTTGCAAGGAGATACCTTCTCTacagctcatcaaccaaacgCTCAGCTATGCGAGAGAGTTGGAGCGGATTGTTTAA